Proteins encoded by one window of Sediminicoccus rosea:
- the ccmI gene encoding c-type cytochrome biogenesis protein CcmI: MWLALGLVAALILSPLAYAVLRPPRPRGRGEADMALFHAQLAELEAQRAEGRLDEAAFKSATVEVQRRLLAAPAPESLNAPGRPSLLLLAALALVPVAGVVLYVERGFPDMPSATLAVRQEADAQDEAMITQLRARLATADPNTQLGRQGFILLGNAERNRGRLAEAVAAWEKALGGGFDVGLAGDVAEIEIELNRPENALRWITRGLALQPQDPRLRFLGGLAEARAGRDTTARAIWTQLLADAPADAPWRNIVEERLRGLN; the protein is encoded by the coding sequence ATGTGGTTGGCTCTGGGCCTGGTGGCCGCGCTCATTCTCTCGCCGCTCGCCTATGCGGTGCTGCGCCCGCCCCGCCCGCGCGGCCGGGGCGAGGCCGACATGGCGCTGTTCCACGCGCAACTCGCCGAACTCGAGGCCCAGCGCGCCGAAGGTCGCCTGGATGAGGCCGCCTTCAAGTCGGCCACCGTCGAGGTGCAGCGCCGCCTGCTGGCCGCCCCAGCCCCGGAATCGCTGAACGCGCCCGGGCGCCCCTCCCTGCTGCTGCTGGCCGCCCTCGCCCTCGTGCCGGTCGCCGGCGTGGTGCTCTATGTGGAGCGCGGCTTCCCCGACATGCCCTCGGCCACGCTCGCCGTCCGGCAGGAGGCCGATGCGCAGGACGAGGCGATGATCACGCAGCTGCGGGCCCGCCTCGCCACGGCCGATCCCAACACGCAGCTTGGCCGCCAGGGCTTCATCCTGCTCGGCAATGCCGAGCGCAACCGCGGCCGCCTGGCCGAGGCCGTCGCCGCCTGGGAAAAGGCGCTCGGCGGCGGCTTCGATGTAGGCCTGGCCGGCGACGTGGCCGAGATCGAGATCGAGCTGAATCGGCCCGAGAACGCGCTGCGCTGGATCACGCGCGGCCTCGCGCTGCAACCGCAGGATCCCCGGCTGCGCTTCCTGGGCGGCCTCGCCGAGGCGCGGGCCGGCCGGGACACCACGGCGCGTGCCATCTGGACGCAACTGCTGGCCGATGCGCCGGCCGACGCACCCTGGCGCAACATCGTCGAGGAACGGCTCCGCGGCCTGAACTGA
- a CDS encoding tetratricopeptide repeat protein: MALRGRIDGVFDGMLRGWLWDPDDPLRRFSGQILLDGQPLAEVRGDLPRSDLEAIGFGEGGGGFAYPLPITAQDGATHELRLVAEQLWIPIEVDRLALPLPPRLHMLRGRVQGISGGHCVGWAWDAARPLDRVTVELSQEGRLLARQPAALRRAELARAGIGDGAHGFAFDLARLQPPPAEGARLELRAVGAHGEWMLGAVTVLAGQIRPPAPSPSAAAGLSRRDYLALVRKAEAAQDHAAAARLLEAALLEHPEDPDLLSIRARIHLAQQELEPAERLARTVLREHPGHERAALILARATTALGRHEAAIEAWAAIGPRDAAFRERVAKRTRGLIALNRRAEAVQEAAEAVRQVPADPELLRQLALTAEAVGAPRAALAHWRRLLDALPGDPTGRERLRALEQMFGPPVEQALASPLVNPELRDWQGPLEAWAGAEPSWPAPGLRLCALGARAMATPVEPRQVRAGDLPDYGLLLRGEGGAAEIGFALARRDGLRMGLDLRAWAPGPAVVLALRRTDAEGAEAGERVLRRLEPSPRPRLHRFDLAPEGAELDAAGLELVLRLEGPGAVLLRPPRPLSRLRLAQPAMQGFECPDLALPPPAMRRDGGRSADALMELAAPFTSIVIAAPPEALSSTIQRVLGGTAAPFECLLTLQPDWPEALAAALRALAGLDPRLRLLPPGAAAPTGWVALVQAPPPGGADWLAELHREAARDGTAQRPGVRLAHAG; the protein is encoded by the coding sequence ATGGCCTTGCGTGGACGCATCGACGGGGTCTTCGACGGCATGCTCCGCGGCTGGCTCTGGGACCCCGATGACCCGCTGCGCCGCTTCTCCGGCCAGATCCTGCTCGACGGCCAGCCCCTCGCCGAGGTGCGCGGGGACCTTCCCCGGTCCGACCTGGAGGCCATTGGCTTTGGCGAGGGCGGCGGTGGCTTCGCGTATCCGTTGCCCATCACCGCGCAGGATGGCGCGACGCATGAGCTGCGCCTCGTCGCCGAACAGCTCTGGATTCCGATCGAGGTGGATCGCCTCGCCCTGCCGCTGCCGCCCCGGCTGCATATGCTGCGCGGGCGTGTGCAGGGCATCTCGGGCGGGCATTGCGTCGGCTGGGCCTGGGATGCGGCGCGCCCGCTCGACCGGGTGACGGTGGAATTGTCGCAGGAGGGGCGGTTGCTGGCGCGGCAGCCTGCCGCCCTGCGCCGCGCGGAACTGGCTCGCGCCGGGATCGGCGATGGCGCGCACGGCTTCGCCTTCGACCTCGCCCGGCTGCAGCCGCCCCCGGCCGAGGGCGCCCGGCTGGAGCTGCGCGCGGTGGGCGCCCATGGGGAATGGATGCTGGGCGCGGTGACCGTCCTGGCCGGCCAGATCCGCCCGCCGGCCCCTTCGCCCTCGGCCGCGGCGGGCCTGAGCCGCAGGGACTATCTGGCGCTGGTCCGCAAGGCTGAGGCCGCGCAGGACCATGCGGCCGCGGCGCGGCTGCTGGAGGCCGCCCTGCTGGAGCATCCGGAGGATCCGGACCTGCTCTCGATCCGCGCCCGCATCCACCTCGCGCAGCAGGAGCTGGAGCCGGCCGAGCGCCTGGCCCGGACCGTGCTGCGGGAGCATCCGGGGCATGAGCGCGCCGCGCTGATCCTGGCGCGGGCTACCACCGCGCTGGGCCGGCACGAGGCCGCGATCGAGGCCTGGGCGGCCATCGGCCCGCGCGATGCGGCCTTTCGCGAACGGGTGGCGAAGCGGACGCGCGGCCTGATCGCCCTCAATCGCCGGGCCGAGGCGGTGCAGGAGGCGGCGGAGGCGGTGCGGCAGGTTCCCGCCGATCCGGAATTGCTGCGCCAATTGGCGCTGACGGCGGAGGCGGTGGGGGCGCCCCGCGCCGCGCTGGCGCATTGGCGCCGGCTGCTGGACGCCCTGCCCGGGGATCCGACGGGGCGCGAGCGTCTCCGTGCGCTGGAGCAGATGTTCGGCCCGCCCGTGGAGCAGGCCCTCGCCTCGCCCCTGGTCAATCCGGAATTGCGCGACTGGCAGGGCCCGCTGGAGGCCTGGGCCGGCGCGGAGCCCAGCTGGCCGGCGCCCGGCCTTCGCCTCTGCGCCCTCGGTGCACGGGCCATGGCCACGCCGGTCGAGCCCCGGCAGGTCCGCGCCGGAGACCTGCCGGATTACGGACTGCTGCTGCGCGGCGAGGGCGGAGCTGCGGAAATCGGCTTCGCCCTGGCGCGGCGGGATGGCCTGCGCATGGGTCTCGATCTGCGGGCCTGGGCGCCCGGCCCGGCCGTGGTGCTGGCGCTGCGCCGCACCGATGCCGAAGGCGCCGAGGCCGGGGAGCGGGTGCTCCGTCGCCTCGAGCCATCGCCGCGCCCGCGCCTGCACCGCTTCGACCTGGCTCCGGAAGGCGCCGAGCTGGACGCCGCCGGGCTGGAGCTGGTGCTGCGGCTGGAGGGGCCGGGTGCCGTCCTGCTGCGGCCGCCGCGCCCGCTCTCGCGCCTGCGTCTGGCCCAGCCTGCGATGCAGGGCTTCGAATGCCCCGATCTCGCCTTGCCCCCGCCCGCCATGCGGCGCGATGGCGGGCGTTCAGCCGATGCGCTGATGGAACTGGCGGCGCCCTTCACCTCGATCGTGATCGCGGCGCCGCCCGAGGCGCTCTCCTCGACCATCCAGCGGGTGCTGGGCGGCACCGCCGCGCCGTTCGAATGTCTGCTGACCTTGCAGCCGGACTGGCCCGAGGCGCTGGCGGCCGCGTTGCGGGCCTTGGCTGGCCTCGATCCCCGGCTGAGGCTGCTCCCGCCCGGTGCCGCCGCCCCGACGGGCTGGGTCGCGCTGGTGCAGGCGCCGCCGCCGGGCGGGGCGGACTGGCTGGCGGAACTGCACCGGGAGGCCGCGCGGGACGGCACTGCGCAGCGGCCCGGCGTGCGGCTCGCTCACGCCGGCTGA
- a CDS encoding GDP-mannose 4,6-dehydratase, which produces MSRPVALIIGITGQDGSFLAELLLGKGYAVHGLRRRTSLPNLGNLAALGADLHLHHGDLTEGGSLLRVLQRVRPDEVYNLVGMSLAAGRAPQNAAALHALGTQRLLDALRLHDPGRAVRLFQGSSYEIFGPGGAAPADETAGFAPDSPAGVARLQAYWLIAGARERHGMHASSGIAFPHASARAAPDALLRHIARGAAALAVGAAPPLTLGALDHAQHWGHARDHAEAAWRMLQQPQPGDFVLAGGPVHPLRLVVERAFALAGAPLTWQGEGWAETGRCATSGRVLVRLDPAGPACRGPLGDAARARRLLGWEPATELDAMLAEILEDERMAVARQTA; this is translated from the coding sequence ATGTCTCGCCCTGTCGCGCTGATCATCGGCATCACCGGTCAGGACGGTTCCTTCCTCGCCGAGCTTCTGCTGGGCAAGGGCTATGCGGTGCACGGGCTGCGCCGCCGCACCTCCCTCCCCAATCTCGGCAATCTCGCCGCCCTCGGGGCCGATCTCCACCTGCACCATGGCGACCTGACCGAGGGGGGCAGCCTGCTGCGCGTCCTGCAGCGGGTCCGGCCGGATGAGGTCTACAACCTGGTCGGGATGAGCCTCGCCGCCGGGCGCGCGCCGCAGAACGCCGCGGCCCTCCACGCGCTGGGGACGCAGCGCCTGCTGGATGCGCTGCGGCTGCATGATCCCGGCCGCGCCGTCCGGCTGTTCCAGGGCTCGAGCTACGAGATCTTCGGGCCCGGCGGCGCCGCCCCGGCCGATGAGACAGCGGGTTTCGCCCCGGATTCGCCGGCCGGCGTCGCCCGCCTCCAGGCCTATTGGCTCATCGCCGGCGCCCGCGAGCGGCACGGGATGCACGCCTCCAGCGGCATCGCCTTCCCGCATGCCAGCGCCCGCGCGGCGCCGGACGCGCTGCTGCGCCACATCGCGCGCGGCGCGGCCGCACTCGCGGTGGGCGCCGCGCCGCCGCTCACCCTCGGCGCGCTCGACCACGCGCAGCATTGGGGCCATGCGCGGGACCATGCCGAGGCGGCCTGGCGCATGCTGCAACAGCCGCAGCCGGGCGACTTCGTCCTGGCCGGCGGGCCCGTCCATCCGCTGCGCCTGGTGGTGGAGCGCGCCTTCGCCCTGGCCGGGGCGCCGCTCACCTGGCAGGGGGAGGGCTGGGCCGAGACCGGGCGCTGCGCCACCAGCGGGCGCGTGCTGGTCCGGCTGGACCCGGCGGGCCCCGCCTGCCGTGGCCCGCTGGGCGATGCCGCGCGGGCGCGCCGCCTGCTCGGCTGGGAGCCCGCCACCGAACTCGACGCCATGCTGGCCGAGATCCTGGAGGATGAGCGGATGGCCGTGGCCCGGCAAACGGCGTGA
- a CDS encoding cytochrome c oxidase subunit 3, whose product MASNAEGASPYKHPYHLVEPSYWPILSAFSAGIMLFGIIVLAHGGGQWVLGVGAVAVLACMFGWWRDVLKESRTPGLHSSVVRLGLRYGMILFIASEVMFFVAFFWAYFHFALYPEHVSGAASAIWPPAGIKTFDPWSLPFLNTMILLLSGCTVTWAHHALMENDRKGLIVGLALTVFLGIAFTGLQAWEYSIAPFAFTGGVYPSVFFLATGFHGFHVIVGTIFLAVCLFRAMAGHFTPEKHFGFEAAAWYWHFVDVVWLFLFVSIYIFGAGEIAHH is encoded by the coding sequence ATGGCCAGCAACGCCGAGGGCGCGAGCCCCTACAAGCACCCCTACCATCTGGTGGAGCCTTCCTACTGGCCCATCCTCTCGGCCTTTTCGGCAGGCATCATGCTGTTCGGCATCATCGTGCTGGCGCATGGCGGCGGGCAGTGGGTGCTGGGCGTGGGCGCCGTGGCCGTGCTGGCCTGCATGTTCGGGTGGTGGCGCGACGTCCTGAAGGAGAGCCGCACGCCGGGCCTGCACTCCTCGGTCGTCCGCCTCGGCCTGCGCTATGGCATGATCCTGTTCATCGCCTCCGAGGTGATGTTCTTCGTGGCCTTCTTCTGGGCCTATTTCCACTTCGCCCTCTACCCCGAGCATGTCTCGGGCGCCGCCTCGGCGATCTGGCCGCCGGCCGGGATCAAGACCTTTGATCCCTGGAGCCTGCCCTTCCTGAACACGATGATCCTGCTGCTCTCGGGCTGCACGGTCACCTGGGCGCACCACGCCCTGATGGAGAATGACCGCAAGGGCCTGATCGTCGGCCTCGCGCTCACCGTGTTCCTGGGCATCGCCTTCACCGGCCTGCAGGCCTGGGAATACAGCATCGCGCCCTTCGCCTTCACCGGCGGCGTGTATCCTTCCGTGTTCTTCCTGGCGACGGGCTTCCACGGCTTCCACGTGATCGTCGGCACCATCTTCCTCGCGGTCTGCCTGTTCCGCGCCATGGCCGGCCACTTCACGCCGGAGAAGCATTTCGGCTTCGAGGCCGCCGCCTGGTACTGGCACTTCGTGGACGTGGTGTGGCTCTTCCTCTTCGTGTCCATCTACATCTTCGGCGCGGGCGAGATCGCCCACCACTGA
- a CDS encoding cytochrome c oxidase assembly protein, producing MTPQEALARKNRRLGFAAFGFVAFMVGVSFAAVPLYDLFCRVTGFGGTPMIGQAAPATPGTASVTVRFNAQTHPNLPWRFEAQQPAMQMRVGEEALAFYVARNTGTTPVTGISTYNVTPDIAAKYFHKTACFCFEEQTLEPGQSVDMPLAFWVDPRIAEDPATRGIRTISINYTFFRSLNDAERSGALANAGPHVGARR from the coding sequence ATGACCCCGCAAGAGGCCCTCGCCCGGAAGAATCGCCGCCTTGGCTTCGCCGCCTTCGGCTTCGTCGCCTTCATGGTGGGCGTGAGCTTCGCGGCGGTGCCGCTCTATGACCTGTTCTGCCGCGTCACCGGCTTCGGTGGCACGCCGATGATCGGCCAGGCGGCGCCGGCCACGCCGGGCACCGCGAGCGTCACCGTGCGCTTCAACGCGCAGACCCACCCCAACCTGCCCTGGCGGTTCGAGGCGCAGCAGCCCGCCATGCAGATGCGCGTGGGCGAGGAGGCTCTGGCCTTCTATGTCGCGCGCAACACGGGGACGACCCCCGTCACCGGCATCTCGACCTACAATGTCACGCCCGACATCGCAGCCAAGTATTTCCACAAGACCGCCTGCTTCTGCTTCGAGGAGCAGACGCTGGAGCCCGGCCAGTCGGTGGACATGCCGCTGGCCTTCTGGGTGGATCCGCGAATCGCCGAAGATCCCGCCACGCGCGGCATCCGCACCATCAGCATCAACTACACCTTCTTCCGCAGCCTGAACGATGCGGAGCGCAGCGGCGCGCTGGCCAATGCCGGGCCGCATGTGGGCGCGCGCAGGTAA
- a CDS encoding heme o synthase, whose amino-acid sequence MSDVTTTDIAGASEVRDWITLLKPRVLTLVVYTGIIGLLVAPGTMHPVLAVTAILCITVAAGAAGAMNMWYDRDIDSVMRRTIKRPIPTGRISADGALTYGVLLAVGSVVLMALATNWLAAGVLAFSIFFYVVIYTMWLKRRTPQNIVIGGAAGAFPPLIGWIAVTGSIEALPLVLFAIIFMWTPPHFWALSLWAHQDYERAGVPMLPVTHGARETRKQVVIYTVLLVPLTLVPWLMGFNTWVYGAVAALLGANFLRHAWLTWRDEQDEAGVSLTKDMPAKRCFKYSISYLFLLFGALALDRLLLA is encoded by the coding sequence ATGAGTGACGTGACCACGACAGACATCGCCGGCGCCTCCGAGGTGCGTGACTGGATCACGCTCCTCAAGCCGCGCGTGCTCACGCTTGTGGTCTATACCGGCATCATCGGCCTGCTGGTGGCGCCCGGGACCATGCACCCGGTGCTCGCCGTCACCGCCATCCTCTGCATCACCGTCGCGGCCGGCGCCGCGGGGGCGATGAACATGTGGTACGACCGCGACATCGACAGCGTGATGCGCCGGACGATCAAGCGCCCCATCCCGACCGGGCGCATCAGCGCCGATGGCGCGCTGACCTATGGCGTGCTGCTGGCCGTGGGCTCGGTCGTGCTGATGGCGCTGGCCACCAACTGGCTGGCGGCCGGCGTTCTGGCCTTTTCGATCTTCTTCTACGTCGTGATCTACACCATGTGGCTGAAGCGCCGGACGCCGCAGAACATCGTGATCGGCGGCGCGGCCGGCGCCTTCCCGCCGCTGATCGGCTGGATCGCCGTGACCGGCAGCATCGAGGCGCTGCCGCTGGTGCTCTTTGCCATCATCTTCATGTGGACGCCGCCGCATTTCTGGGCCCTCTCGCTCTGGGCGCACCAGGATTACGAGCGCGCGGGCGTGCCGATGCTGCCCGTGACCCATGGCGCGCGCGAGACGCGCAAGCAGGTGGTGATCTACACCGTGCTGCTGGTTCCGCTGACGCTGGTGCCCTGGCTGATGGGCTTCAACACCTGGGTCTATGGCGCCGTGGCCGCCCTGCTGGGCGCGAATTTCCTGCGCCATGCCTGGCTCACCTGGCGCGACGAGCAGGATGAGGCGGGTGTCTCCCTCACCAAGGACATGCCGGCGAAGCGCTGTTTCAAGTACAGCATCTCCTACCTGTTCCTGCTCTTCGGCGCGCTGGCGCTGGACCGGCTGCTGCTCGCATGA
- a CDS encoding LysR family transcriptional regulator, translated as MINDRALRYFLAVARAGSIRGAAGALNVAASAVSRQVAELEAGCGAALLERLPRGVALTEAGRIVAEHAQRQADDGALLAERLRRLRGVQAGQVRLCCGGGFLTDLVDNALAGFARAHPGVTYRVTLGGTDRILAAVAEGEADIGLAYNPPAHPDLRSLASAAQPLAALLRPEDPLARGRAPPGLAAFAETPCAVLPPDHGVRRLLGRVEADGGFRLRVRLETPSIELQRRFVLAGMGVTFLPGFAAATEVKAGQLVAVHLADALLAQATTHLLVRAGRRLPEAVAGIAERLAAELEAFRPA; from the coding sequence ATGATCAATGACCGCGCCCTGCGCTATTTCCTCGCCGTCGCGCGGGCCGGCTCCATCCGGGGCGCGGCCGGCGCGCTGAACGTCGCCGCCTCGGCGGTCAGCCGCCAGGTGGCGGAGCTGGAGGCGGGATGCGGCGCCGCGCTGCTGGAACGCCTGCCGCGCGGCGTGGCGCTGACCGAGGCCGGCCGCATCGTGGCCGAGCACGCGCAGCGCCAGGCCGATGACGGCGCCCTGCTGGCCGAGCGGCTGCGGCGGCTGCGCGGCGTCCAGGCGGGCCAGGTTCGCCTGTGCTGCGGCGGCGGCTTCCTGACCGACCTCGTGGACAATGCGCTGGCGGGCTTCGCGCGGGCGCATCCCGGCGTCACCTACCGGGTGACCCTGGGCGGCACCGACCGCATCCTGGCCGCCGTGGCGGAGGGGGAGGCGGATATCGGCCTGGCCTACAACCCGCCCGCCCATCCGGATCTCCGCTCTCTGGCCAGCGCGGCACAGCCGCTTGCCGCCCTGCTGCGCCCCGAGGATCCGCTGGCGCGGGGCCGCGCGCCGCCCGGCCTCGCCGCCTTCGCCGAGACACCCTGCGCGGTGCTGCCGCCCGACCACGGCGTGCGCCGCCTGCTTGGCCGGGTCGAGGCGGATGGCGGCTTTCGCCTGCGCGTGCGGCTGGAGACCCCCTCGATCGAGCTGCAACGGCGCTTCGTCCTGGCCGGGATGGGCGTGACCTTCCTGCCCGGCTTCGCCGCCGCCACCGAGGTGAAGGCCGGCCAGCTGGTGGCGGTGCACCTGGCCGATGCGCTGCTCGCCCAGGCCACCACCCATCTGCTGGTGCGCGCGGGGCGGCGCCTGCCGGAGGCCGTGGCGGGAATCGCCGAGCGGCTGGCAGCGGAGTTGGAGGCGTTTCGCCCGGCGTGA
- a CDS encoding NAD(P)-dependent oxidoreductase, giving the protein MLPPASARSSRMEIRTVGVVGLGNMGLGMAATLARKGFTVLGTDLSAARRAPAEAAGVHFHAELAPVLNGADALVFSLPYARDVEAVVTAPGGLLERRDRKLVVIDTSTSDPVTSRRLAERLAKAGHGLLDAPVSGGPAGAAAGTMTMMIGGAEEDLALAQPVISAMSGTAVHVGPSGAGNIAKLVNNMLVAAHLITTGEAMRLSEAAGLPAEAALKVVNAATGRSAVSELMVPRWVLTESFDSGFSAGLMRKDVGLAAALAEATGTRLPLSEAVARIWAETRERIADADDFTRMADHRMEREY; this is encoded by the coding sequence ATGCTCCCGCCGGCATCAGCGAGGAGCAGCCGCATGGAGATCAGGACGGTGGGCGTGGTCGGCCTCGGGAATATGGGGCTCGGCATGGCCGCGACGCTGGCGCGCAAGGGCTTCACCGTGCTCGGCACCGACCTCAGCGCCGCGCGGCGCGCGCCGGCCGAGGCGGCCGGCGTGCATTTCCACGCAGAGTTGGCGCCGGTGCTGAACGGCGCGGATGCGCTGGTCTTCTCCCTGCCCTATGCGCGCGACGTGGAGGCGGTGGTGACCGCGCCGGGCGGGCTGCTCGAACGGCGGGACCGCAAGCTGGTGGTGATCGACACCTCCACCTCCGACCCCGTGACCTCACGCCGGCTGGCCGAGCGCTTGGCCAAAGCCGGGCATGGGCTGCTGGACGCGCCCGTCAGCGGCGGCCCGGCCGGGGCTGCGGCCGGGACCATGACCATGATGATCGGCGGCGCGGAGGAAGATCTCGCGCTGGCGCAGCCCGTGATCTCGGCCATGTCGGGCACGGCGGTGCATGTCGGACCTTCGGGCGCGGGGAACATCGCCAAGCTCGTGAACAACATGCTGGTGGCGGCCCACCTCATCACGACGGGCGAGGCGATGCGCCTCTCCGAGGCTGCCGGCCTGCCCGCCGAGGCGGCGCTGAAGGTAGTGAACGCCGCCACCGGCCGCAGCGCGGTGAGCGAGCTGATGGTGCCGCGCTGGGTGCTGACCGAAAGCTTCGACAGCGGCTTCTCGGCCGGGCTGATGCGCAAGGATGTCGGCCTCGCCGCCGCATTGGCCGAGGCCACAGGAACGCGCCTGCCGCTCTCGGAGGCGGTGGCCCGCATCTGGGCCGAAACGCGCGAGCGCATCGCCGATGCCGACGACTTCACCCGCATGGCGGATCACCGGATGGAGAGGGAATATTGA
- a CDS encoding aldehyde dehydrogenase family protein has translation MADSTTRIEELLAALLPGGQVGSLVAGEILPGNGAALELVNPADGRVFLTYADGGAAVVDAAMAAAREGQRAWWGMTASARGRAMWEVARLVRAEAALLAELETLAAGKPIRDTTGEVTKVAEMFEYYAGWCDKLHGEVIPVPTSHLNYTRPEPFGTVVQITPWNAPIFTAGWQIAPAICAGNAAVLKPSELTPLTSLALGALCDRAGLPRGLVSVLAGAGLTTGAAAVGHRDTRLVVFVGSAASGAAIAAQAARNIVPCILELGGKSANIVFEDADLDRALLGAQAAVFSGAGQSCVAGSRLLVQRGVRDRFLERLARAAGRIPVGAPTDPATQIGPINNRRQLERITGMVGAAQAAGARLAAGGGCPEALRGTGGFYYAPTILDGVPPAAEIAQEEVFGPVLAALTFETEEEAIALANATPYGLAGAVWTRDVGRAHRVAAQVRAGTFWINGYKTISVMSPFGGFGQSGFGRSSGREALMAYTQSKSVWTETAAEPAAPFGYGDKG, from the coding sequence ATGGCCGACAGCACCACGCGCATCGAGGAATTGCTGGCCGCCCTGCTGCCGGGCGGACAGGTCGGCAGCCTGGTCGCGGGCGAGATCCTGCCCGGCAACGGCGCCGCGCTGGAATTGGTGAACCCGGCGGATGGCCGGGTCTTTCTCACCTATGCGGATGGCGGCGCCGCGGTGGTGGATGCCGCCATGGCCGCCGCGCGCGAGGGCCAGCGCGCCTGGTGGGGCATGACCGCCTCCGCCCGCGGCCGCGCCATGTGGGAGGTGGCGCGGCTGGTCCGCGCCGAGGCCGCGCTGCTCGCGGAGCTGGAAACGCTCGCCGCCGGCAAGCCGATCCGCGACACGACGGGCGAGGTCACCAAGGTCGCGGAGATGTTCGAGTATTACGCCGGCTGGTGCGACAAGCTGCATGGCGAAGTCATCCCCGTCCCCACCAGCCACCTGAACTACACCCGGCCCGAGCCCTTCGGCACCGTGGTGCAGATCACGCCCTGGAATGCGCCGATCTTCACCGCCGGCTGGCAGATCGCGCCCGCCATCTGCGCCGGCAACGCCGCGGTGCTGAAGCCCTCGGAGCTGACGCCGCTCACTTCGCTGGCGCTCGGCGCCCTCTGTGACCGGGCCGGGCTGCCGCGCGGCCTGGTCTCGGTGCTGGCCGGGGCGGGGCTCACGACGGGGGCGGCGGCGGTCGGCCATCGCGATACGCGCCTTGTCGTCTTCGTCGGCTCGGCGGCGAGCGGTGCCGCCATCGCGGCCCAGGCGGCGCGCAACATCGTGCCCTGCATCCTGGAGCTCGGCGGCAAGTCGGCCAATATCGTCTTCGAGGACGCAGATCTCGACCGCGCGCTGCTCGGCGCGCAGGCGGCCGTGTTCAGCGGCGCGGGGCAGAGCTGCGTCGCGGGATCGCGCCTGCTGGTGCAGCGCGGCGTGCGGGATCGCTTCCTGGAGCGCCTGGCCCGCGCCGCCGGGCGCATCCCGGTGGGGGCGCCGACCGATCCCGCCACGCAGATCGGCCCCATCAACAACCGCCGCCAGCTGGAGCGCATCACCGGCATGGTGGGCGCGGCGCAGGCGGCAGGCGCGCGGCTCGCGGCCGGTGGCGGCTGCCCGGAGGCGCTGCGCGGGACCGGCGGCTTCTACTACGCGCCCACCATCCTGGACGGCGTCCCGCCCGCGGCGGAGATCGCGCAGGAGGAGGTGTTCGGCCCCGTCCTCGCCGCGCTGACCTTCGAGACGGAGGAGGAGGCGATCGCGCTCGCCAATGCCACGCCCTATGGCCTGGCGGGCGCGGTCTGGACGCGGGATGTGGGGCGCGCGCATCGCGTCGCCGCGCAGGTGCGCGCCGGCACCTTCTGGATCAATGGCTACAAGACGATCAGCGTGATGTCGCCCTTCGGCGGCTTCGGCCAGAGCGGCTTCGGCCGCTCCTCCGGGCGGGAGGCGCTGATGGCCTATACCCAGAGCAAGAGCGTCTGGACCGAGACGGCGGCGGAACCCGCCGCGCCCTTCGGCTACGGCGACAAGGGCTGA